From the Flavobacterium galactosidilyticum genome, one window contains:
- a CDS encoding Cof-type HAD-IIB family hydrolase, giving the protein MKYRMLVLDMDDTLLTDDHKISEENKEMLFKAQELGVYVVLASGRPTLAMTTFAKELKLDINNSFMLSFNGAVITDLKEDKVLFEQTLTQQQIHELYDYSLKSKTHIITYVDGKIVSETDSEYIEIEKNITGLEHNKVRNFKDAVTSSAVKCILLEEPTYLRKVEADLKVAMPHLSVSMSKPFFLEVAQNGIDKAASVKFLAEKLNILQSEIIAVGNAGNDLSMIEYAGLGVWVDNVDPELRDRADVIVASNNDHGVAEVVRRFILN; this is encoded by the coding sequence ATGAAATATAGAATGTTGGTTCTGGACATGGATGATACCTTGTTGACTGATGACCATAAAATATCAGAAGAGAATAAGGAAATGTTATTTAAGGCCCAAGAATTAGGTGTTTATGTAGTTTTAGCTTCGGGTAGGCCTACATTAGCAATGACTACTTTTGCTAAAGAATTGAAATTAGATATTAATAATTCTTTTATGCTTTCTTTTAACGGAGCTGTTATTACGGATTTAAAAGAAGATAAAGTGTTGTTTGAACAAACCTTAACACAACAGCAAATTCATGAGTTGTACGATTACAGTTTAAAAAGTAAAACCCATATTATTACGTACGTAGATGGGAAAATTGTTAGCGAAACCGATTCGGAATATATTGAAATAGAAAAAAATATTACAGGCTTAGAGCATAATAAAGTTCGTAATTTCAAGGATGCAGTTACTTCATCTGCGGTAAAATGTATTTTATTGGAAGAACCAACATACCTTAGAAAGGTTGAAGCCGACTTAAAAGTGGCGATGCCTCATTTGAGTGTTTCTATGTCAAAACCTTTTTTCTTAGAAGTGGCTCAAAATGGAATTGATAAAGCAGCAAGTGTGAAATTCTTAGCCGAGAAACTGAATATTCTCCAAAGTGAAATCATTGCTGTTGGTAACGCTGGTAATGATTTATCGATGATTGAATATGCGGGACTAGGTGTTTGGGTTGACAACGTAGATCCAGAATTGAGAGATAGGGCAGATGTGATTGTTGCTTCAAATAATGATCATGGTGTGGCTGAGGTTGTGCGACGTTTTATCTTGAATTAA
- a CDS encoding putative signal transducing protein encodes MGLMKVFSGSEILATALQQKIEAVGIDVVVKNNIQSARLGGFGNSDLAVELFVQETEFAKVNPVIEEFRMSI; translated from the coding sequence ATGGGATTAATGAAAGTATTTTCAGGAAGTGAAATTTTAGCTACAGCTTTACAACAAAAAATTGAAGCTGTTGGAATAGATGTAGTAGTAAAAAACAACATACAGTCAGCTCGATTGGGTGGTTTTGGAAATTCGGATTTAGCAGTTGAACTGTTCGTTCAAGAAACAGAGTTTGCTAAAGTAAATCCGGTTATCGAAGAATTTAGAATGAGTATCTAA